The following are encoded in a window of Dioscorea cayenensis subsp. rotundata cultivar TDr96_F1 chromosome 16, TDr96_F1_v2_PseudoChromosome.rev07_lg8_w22 25.fasta, whole genome shotgun sequence genomic DNA:
- the LOC120278711 gene encoding DNA-directed RNA polymerases II, IV and V subunit 6A-like, translated as MADDDYNDMDMGYEDEPPEPEIEEGAEEDVENNNEDVPDTFVGAEGEEKEEQEPVQRPRKTSKYMTKYERARILGTRALQISMNAPVMVELEGETDPLEIAMKELRQRKIPFTIRRYLPDGSYEDWGVDELIVEDSWKRQVGGD; from the exons ATGGCGGACGATGACTACAATGACATGGATATGGG GTATGAGGACGAGCCCCCAGAACCTGAGATTGAG GAAGGAGCAGAGGAGGATGTTGAAAATAACAATGAAGATGTTCCGGATACTTTTGTAGGTGCAGAaggtgaagaaaaagaagagcaaGAACCAGTTCAACGGCCTCGGAAAACATCAAAGTACATGACAAAGTATGAGAGAGCAAGAATCTTGGGCACACGTGCACTACAGATCAG CATGAATGCGCCTGTGATGGTAGAGCTAGAGGGTGAGACTGATCCATTGGAG ATCGCAATGAAGGAACTCAGGCAGCGCAAAATACCATTCACCATCCGCCGATATCTACCTGATGGAAG TTATGAAGATTGGGGAGTTGACGAGCTTATTGTGGAGGACTCATGGAAGAGACAGGTCGGCGGGGACTGA